One genomic segment of Bacteroides caccae includes these proteins:
- the serB gene encoding phosphoserine phosphatase SerB: MQLSNTELILIRVTGEDRPGLTSSVTEILAKYDATILDIGQADIHNTLSLGILFKSEERHSGFIMKELLFKASSLGVTIRFEPITTEQYENWVGMQGKNRYILTVLGRKLSALQLSAATKILAEQGMNIDAIKRLTGRIPLDEDKTDTRTRACIEFSVRGTPKDRVAMQEGLMKLASELEMDFSFQQDNMYRRMRRLICFDMDSTLIETEVIDELAIRAGVGDQVKAITESAMRGEIDFTESFTRRVALLKGLDESVMQEIAESLPITEGVDRLMYVLKKYGYKIAILSGGFTYFGQYLQKKYGIDYVYANELEIVDGKLTGRYLGDVVDGKRKAELLRLIAQVEKVDIAQTIAVGDGANDLPMLGIAGLGIAFHAKPKVVANAKQSINTIGLDGVLYFLGFKDSYLNM, encoded by the coding sequence ATGCAACTATCAAATACTGAATTAATTCTGATTCGAGTTACTGGCGAAGATCGCCCGGGACTGACCTCATCCGTGACTGAAATACTTGCCAAATATGATGCTACCATTCTCGACATCGGTCAGGCGGATATTCATAACACATTGTCATTGGGTATCCTTTTCAAAAGTGAAGAGAGACATTCCGGGTTCATCATGAAAGAACTGTTGTTTAAAGCTTCTTCATTGGGAGTCACGATTCGGTTTGAGCCAATCACGACCGAACAGTATGAGAATTGGGTAGGTATGCAAGGTAAAAACCGCTATATCCTGACTGTGTTGGGGCGCAAGCTTTCTGCGCTGCAACTATCCGCAGCTACCAAGATATTGGCCGAGCAAGGTATGAACATTGATGCTATCAAGCGTCTGACAGGTCGTATCCCATTAGATGAAGACAAGACAGACACACGTACCCGTGCCTGTATCGAATTTTCCGTGAGAGGCACTCCCAAAGACCGAGTTGCTATGCAGGAAGGATTAATGAAACTGGCAAGCGAACTGGAAATGGACTTTTCTTTCCAACAAGATAATATGTACCGCCGTATGCGCCGCCTAATTTGTTTCGATATGGATTCTACATTGATTGAAACAGAAGTTATTGATGAATTGGCTATCCGTGCCGGTGTAGGTGATCAGGTTAAAGCTATTACAGAAAGTGCCATGCGGGGAGAAATAGACTTCACGGAAAGCTTTACGCGTCGTGTAGCACTCTTAAAAGGACTGGACGAGTCTGTGATGCAGGAGATTGCAGAAAGTCTGCCTATTACAGAAGGTGTGGACCGATTGATGTATGTACTGAAGAAATATGGTTATAAAATTGCTATCCTTTCCGGAGGGTTTACTTATTTCGGTCAATACCTGCAAAAGAAATACGGCATCGACTATGTATATGCAAATGAGTTGGAAATTGTTGACGGGAAACTGACCGGACGTTATCTGGGAGACGTGGTAGACGGGAAGCGGAAAGCTGAACTACTCCGATTGATAGCTCAGGTCGAGAAAGTGGATATTGCACAGACAATTGCTGTAGGAGACGGTGCAAACGATCTGCCGATGTTAGGAATTGCCGGACTCGGCATTGCATTTCATGCCAAACCCAAAGTTGTGGCAAATGCCAAGCAATCCATTAACACTATCGGACTTGATGGAGTACTCTATTTCCTAGGATTCAAAGATTCTTATTTGAATATGTAA
- the tgt gene encoding tRNA guanosine(34) transglycosylase Tgt, which translates to MTFELQYTDTKSNARAGLITTDHGQIQTPIFMPVGTLGTVKGVHLTELKEDIRAQIILGNTYHLYLRPGLEVIEKAGGLHRFNGFDRPMLTDSGGFQVFSLAGIRKLREEGAEFRSHIDGSKHIFTPEKVMDIERTIGADIMMAFDECPPGDSDYAYAKKSLGLTHRWLDRCIQRFNETEPKYGYNQSLFPIVQGCVYPDLRKQSAEFVASKGADGNAIGGLAVGEPVDKMYEMIEIVNEILPKDKPRYLMGVGTPVNILEGIERGVDMFDCVMPTRNGRNGMLFTKDGIINMRNKKWEMDFSPIEVDGASSVDTLYSKAYLRHLFHAQELLAMQIASIHNLAFYLWLVGEARKHIIAGDFSTWKPMMVKRVSTRL; encoded by the coding sequence ATGACATTTGAGTTACAATATACAGACACTAAAAGTAATGCCCGTGCAGGTTTGATTACAACAGACCACGGGCAAATACAAACCCCTATCTTTATGCCTGTGGGTACACTGGGCACAGTTAAAGGAGTACACCTGACAGAACTGAAAGAGGATATTCGAGCGCAGATTATTCTGGGGAACACCTACCATTTATATCTTCGTCCGGGACTAGAGGTGATTGAAAAGGCAGGTGGCCTGCATCGTTTTAACGGATTCGACCGTCCTATGCTTACTGATAGCGGTGGTTTTCAGGTATTTTCCCTCGCCGGAATCCGGAAATTACGGGAAGAAGGTGCTGAATTCCGTTCTCATATCGATGGCAGCAAGCATATTTTCACGCCGGAAAAAGTCATGGATATAGAACGTACGATCGGAGCCGATATCATGATGGCTTTTGACGAATGTCCTCCGGGAGACTCGGACTATGCGTATGCCAAAAAGTCACTAGGGTTGACACATAGGTGGCTCGACCGATGTATACAACGTTTTAATGAAACCGAACCTAAATACGGTTATAATCAATCTCTTTTTCCTATCGTGCAAGGATGTGTTTATCCCGACTTGCGTAAGCAGTCTGCAGAGTTTGTAGCTTCTAAAGGTGCCGACGGGAATGCTATCGGTGGTCTTGCGGTAGGCGAACCGGTAGACAAGATGTATGAAATGATTGAGATCGTCAATGAAATTCTTCCCAAAGACAAACCGCGTTATTTAATGGGAGTCGGCACTCCTGTCAATATTCTTGAAGGCATAGAGCGGGGAGTCGATATGTTCGATTGCGTGATGCCTACAAGAAACGGACGAAATGGCATGCTGTTTACAAAAGATGGAATCATTAATATGCGAAACAAAAAATGGGAAATGGACTTCTCTCCTATTGAAGTAGACGGAGCTTCCAGCGTAGACACTCTATACAGTAAAGCATATCTGCGTCATCTTTTCCACGCACAAGAACTGCTGGCAATGCAAATCGCTTCCATACACAATCTGGCATTCTATCTATGGTTAGTGGGTGAAGCCCGGAAACATATCATTGCCGGAGATTTTTCTACTTGGAAACCGATGATGGTTAAAAGAGTATCAACTAGATTATAA
- a CDS encoding DUF4738 domain-containing protein, producing the protein MIKYVAISLIAIFLMACTGNKNSYFSEEEKEDSNAKEMLQGIWLNDETESPLMRVEGDTIFYADSQSAPIAFKIIRDTLYTYGNDTTYYKIDKQAEHIFWFHSITDNIIKLHKSEDFNDSLSFVREEVVIPTYTEVTKRDSVVTYNGARYRAYVYINPSKMKVIKTTYSEDGISMDNVYYDNVMHICVYEGKKSLFASDITKQMFDKVVPEDFLVQAILSDTKFLKVDRNGFHYQAILAIPESSVYSIAELEISFDGTLTIASTK; encoded by the coding sequence ATGATAAAGTATGTGGCAATATCGTTAATAGCTATCTTTCTTATGGCATGTACCGGCAATAAGAATTCGTATTTTTCCGAGGAGGAGAAGGAAGATTCGAATGCCAAGGAAATGTTGCAGGGGATTTGGCTGAATGATGAAACGGAGAGCCCGTTGATGCGCGTAGAAGGAGACACAATTTTCTATGCAGACTCGCAAAGTGCTCCAATTGCTTTTAAAATTATACGGGACACTCTTTATACTTATGGGAATGATACGACTTATTATAAGATTGATAAGCAGGCAGAACATATATTCTGGTTTCATTCCATAACGGATAATATCATCAAGCTGCATAAGTCGGAGGACTTTAATGATTCATTGTCTTTTGTCCGTGAGGAAGTGGTTATTCCCACCTATACTGAAGTAACCAAACGCGATAGTGTAGTGACTTATAATGGCGCTCGTTATCGTGCTTATGTATATATTAATCCTTCCAAGATGAAAGTTATCAAAACAACTTATTCTGAAGACGGGATTAGCATGGACAATGTGTATTACGACAATGTGATGCACATTTGTGTCTATGAAGGCAAGAAAAGTTTATTTGCCAGTGATATAACGAAGCAAATGTTTGATAAGGTTGTGCCCGAAGATTTCTTGGTACAGGCTATTTTATCTGATACCAAGTTTTTAAAAGTAGACCGGAATGGTTTTCATTATCAAGCCATTTTAGCCATTCCGGAGAGTTCTGTATATAGTATAGCAGAGTTGGAAATCAGTTTTGACGGTACTCTGACTATTGCTTCAACCAAATAA
- a CDS encoding DEAD/DEAH box helicase, which produces MKFSELQLNANVLEALDAMRFDECTPIQEQAIPIILEGKDLIAVAQTGTGKTAAFLLPVLNKLSEGKHPEDAINCVIMSPTRELAQQIDQQMEGFSYFMPASSVAVYGGNDGILFEQQKKGLTLGADVVIATPGRLIAHLSLGYVDLSKVSYFILDEADRMLDMGFYDDIMQIVKYLPKERQTIMFSATMPAKIQQLANTILNNPSEIKLAVSRPADKIIQAAYVCYENQKLGIIRNLFMDEVPERVIIFASSKIKVKEVTKALKSMKLNVGEMHSDLEQVQREAVMHDFKAGRINILVATDIVARGIDIDDIRLVINFDVPHDSEDYVHRIGRTARANNDGVALTFVSEKEQSNFKSIENFLEKEIYKIPIPTELGEAPEYKPRSFSNKGGNYSKRRNFKGKRNNGGGKGNNRPSPRQN; this is translated from the coding sequence ATGAAGTTTTCCGAACTGCAACTTAATGCAAATGTGCTTGAGGCGCTCGATGCCATGCGATTTGACGAATGTACACCTATACAGGAACAAGCAATTCCAATAATACTTGAGGGTAAAGACTTGATAGCAGTGGCACAGACAGGTACAGGTAAGACGGCAGCATTTCTGCTTCCCGTACTGAATAAACTATCCGAAGGTAAACATCCGGAGGATGCGATTAATTGTGTTATCATGTCTCCTACCCGGGAATTAGCGCAACAAATCGACCAGCAAATGGAAGGTTTCTCCTATTTTATGCCTGCATCAAGTGTGGCGGTATATGGTGGAAACGACGGTATCCTGTTCGAACAACAGAAAAAAGGGCTTACATTAGGAGCTGACGTAGTTATTGCTACTCCCGGACGTTTAATCGCTCATTTAAGTCTTGGATATGTAGATCTTTCCAAGGTTTCTTATTTTATATTGGACGAAGCGGACCGTATGCTCGATATGGGATTTTATGATGATATTATGCAGATAGTGAAATACTTGCCGAAAGAACGGCAGACTATCATGTTTTCTGCGACAATGCCTGCCAAGATCCAGCAGTTAGCAAATACCATCCTGAATAATCCATCGGAAATAAAACTTGCAGTTTCAAGGCCTGCCGATAAAATTATCCAGGCTGCCTATGTTTGCTACGAGAATCAAAAGTTGGGAATTATACGTAACCTTTTTATGGATGAAGTTCCCGAACGTGTTATTATCTTCGCGTCTTCTAAAATCAAGGTTAAGGAAGTGACAAAAGCCTTGAAATCAATGAAGCTGAATGTAGGAGAAATGCACTCGGATCTTGAACAAGTCCAACGAGAAGCAGTTATGCATGATTTCAAAGCCGGAAGAATTAATATATTAGTAGCTACGGATATCGTGGCACGCGGCATTGACATTGACGATATCCGCCTGGTTATCAACTTTGACGTTCCTCATGATAGTGAAGATTATGTGCACCGTATCGGACGTACGGCACGGGCCAACAACGATGGGGTTGCACTTACATTTGTCAGTGAAAAAGAGCAGAGTAACTTTAAAAGTATAGAGAACTTCCTTGAAAAAGAAATCTATAAAATTCCTATTCCAACAGAATTAGGTGAAGCTCCCGAATATAAGCCACGTTCTTTTAGTAATAAGGGCGGCAACTATTCAAAGAGAAGAAACTTCAAAGGAAAAAGAAACAATGGAGGAGGAAAAGGGAACAACCGTCCCTCTCCCAGGCAGAACTAA
- a CDS encoding LptF/LptG family permease: protein MKSNRFIKRLDWYIIKKFLGTYVFAIALIISIAVVFDFNEKMDKLMEHEAPWSKIIFEYYMNFIPYFSNLFSPLFVFIAVIFFTSKLAENSEIIAMFSTGMSFKRMMRPYMISAAIIALTTFMLSSYVIPKGSVTRLNFEDRYIKPKKQNTARNVQLEVDSGVIAYIDNYNNAMKTGNRFSLDKFVDKKLVSHLTARRITYDTATVHKWTIHDYMVRELDGLKEKITKGDKIDSIINMEPSDFLIMKNQQEMLTSPQLSDYIEKQKRRGFANIKEFEIEYHKRIAMSFASFILTIIGVSLSSRKTKGGMGLHLGIGLGLSFSYILFQTITSTFAINGNVPPVIAVWIPNILYAGIAFFLYQKAPK, encoded by the coding sequence ATGAAAAGCAATCGATTTATAAAACGGCTGGACTGGTATATCATCAAGAAGTTCTTGGGGACATACGTATTTGCTATTGCATTAATCATTTCTATTGCAGTAGTGTTCGACTTCAACGAGAAGATGGACAAGCTTATGGAGCATGAAGCTCCTTGGAGTAAAATCATCTTTGAATATTACATGAACTTTATCCCCTATTTCTCTAATCTGTTCAGTCCGCTGTTCGTATTCATTGCCGTTATTTTCTTTACTTCCAAACTGGCGGAAAATTCTGAAATTATTGCCATGTTCTCTACCGGCATGAGTTTTAAGAGAATGATGCGTCCGTACATGATTTCTGCTGCCATTATTGCATTAACAACATTCATGTTAAGCTCGTATGTGATTCCTAAAGGAAGTGTGACGCGCCTGAACTTTGAAGATAGGTACATCAAACCTAAAAAGCAGAATACGGCACGTAACGTACAGTTGGAAGTGGATAGTGGTGTCATTGCATATATAGATAACTATAACAACGCAATGAAGACAGGAAACCGTTTCTCTTTGGATAAATTTGTCGATAAAAAACTGGTTTCACATTTGACCGCACGCCGTATAACTTATGATACTGCTACCGTCCACAAATGGACTATCCATGACTATATGGTACGCGAATTAGACGGTTTAAAGGAAAAAATCACCAAAGGAGACAAAATCGACTCTATAATCAACATGGAACCATCCGATTTCCTGATTATGAAGAACCAACAGGAAATGCTGACCAGTCCTCAATTGAGTGATTATATCGAGAAACAGAAACGAAGGGGATTTGCCAATATTAAGGAATTTGAGATTGAATATCACAAACGAATTGCCATGTCATTCGCCTCTTTCATTCTGACAATTATTGGTGTTTCGCTTTCGTCACGGAAAACAAAAGGCGGTATGGGACTTCATCTGGGTATCGGATTAGGATTGAGTTTCTCTTATATCTTATTCCAGACAATTACTTCAACTTTTGCTATTAATGGAAACGTACCTCCTGTTATCGCTGTGTGGATTCCAAACATCCTTTATGCGGGTATCGCATTCTTCCTGTACCAGAAGGCGCCTAAATAG
- a CDS encoding thioredoxin family protein — protein sequence MRHVKWIFVVLLICSLTAFVEKDKPTGGLSEGDVAPDFKIESTSEEQPAFKLANMKGRYVLLSFWASYDAQSRMQNVSLSNVLRSSRNVEMVSVSFDEYQSIFKETVRKDQIVTPTCFVETEGEDSGLFKKYRLNRGFTNYLLDGNGVIIAKNISAADLSAYVKEVG from the coding sequence ATGAGACATGTAAAATGGATTTTTGTTGTATTACTGATTTGTTCCTTGACCGCTTTCGTTGAGAAAGACAAACCGACCGGAGGTTTGAGTGAGGGTGATGTAGCCCCTGATTTTAAAATCGAATCTACATCAGAAGAGCAACCTGCATTTAAACTGGCTAATATGAAAGGCCGCTATGTGTTGCTAAGTTTTTGGGCAAGTTATGATGCGCAGTCCCGGATGCAAAATGTAAGTTTGAGCAATGTGCTTCGTTCTTCCCGTAATGTGGAAATGGTTTCCGTATCGTTTGACGAATATCAGTCGATTTTCAAGGAAACCGTTCGTAAGGACCAAATAGTTACGCCCACTTGTTTCGTGGAAACAGAAGGCGAGGACTCCGGATTGTTTAAGAAGTACCGTTTGAATCGGGGGTTCACTAACTATTTATTGGATGGAAATGGTGTTATTATAGCCAAAAACATCTCTGCTGCAGATCTTTCTGCTTATGTAAAAGAAGTCGGTTGA